A stretch of Rubinisphaera margarita DNA encodes these proteins:
- the accC gene encoding acetyl-CoA carboxylase biotin carboxylase subunit, translating to MFQRILIANRGEIALRIMRACREMGIETVAVYSEADRGAHYLSLADEAYCIGKAPAGESYLLIDRIISAAEIGNVQAIHPGYGFLAENAHFAEVCRECSIEFIGPHHTAMEKLGDKVSARKIAAEAKVNVVPGSDGLVVDEKTALEVAGRIGYPVLIKATAGGGGKGMRVAMNEISLKSGFSAARQEAEKAFKNPGVYLEKYIERPRHVEVQVLADQHGNCVHLWERDCSTQRKHQKLVEESPAPDLPKSVREDICKSAVRLIKTCGYYNAGTVEFIVDKEHQFYFIEVNARIQVEHPVSEMVTGIDLIKQQIRVAAGEELTVKQKNIQTNGSAIEIRINAEDPENDYRGCPGRITKLRVPGGLGIRFDSHVHEGYMISPYYDSMIGKLIVHRPTREESIACALAALDEFVIEGVKTTIPLARRVLAHSAFKEGKIDTTFLERTF from the coding sequence ATGTTCCAGAGAATTCTGATCGCGAACCGCGGCGAAATCGCCCTGCGAATTATGCGGGCCTGCCGCGAAATGGGCATCGAAACCGTCGCGGTTTACAGTGAAGCCGATCGCGGCGCCCATTACCTCTCGCTGGCCGACGAGGCTTATTGCATTGGCAAAGCCCCGGCAGGCGAAAGTTATCTGCTGATTGATCGCATCATTTCCGCGGCCGAGATCGGCAACGTTCAGGCGATTCACCCCGGCTATGGCTTCCTGGCGGAGAACGCTCACTTTGCCGAAGTCTGCCGCGAGTGCAGCATCGAGTTCATCGGCCCGCATCACACCGCCATGGAGAAGCTGGGCGACAAGGTCTCGGCTCGCAAGATTGCAGCCGAAGCCAAGGTGAATGTCGTTCCAGGAAGCGATGGCCTCGTGGTCGACGAGAAAACCGCCCTCGAAGTGGCCGGCCGCATCGGTTATCCCGTCCTGATCAAAGCCACCGCTGGTGGCGGCGGAAAAGGGATGCGGGTCGCCATGAACGAGATCTCGCTGAAATCCGGCTTCAGCGCGGCTCGGCAGGAGGCCGAGAAGGCGTTCAAGAACCCGGGCGTTTACCTCGAAAAGTACATCGAACGTCCGCGGCACGTCGAAGTGCAGGTTCTTGCCGACCAGCACGGCAACTGTGTCCATCTCTGGGAACGCGACTGCTCCACGCAGCGGAAGCACCAGAAACTGGTCGAAGAAAGCCCGGCTCCGGACCTGCCGAAGTCCGTCCGCGAAGATATCTGCAAATCGGCCGTTCGGCTCATCAAGACCTGCGGATATTACAACGCAGGGACGGTTGAGTTCATCGTCGACAAGGAGCATCAGTTCTACTTCATCGAAGTGAACGCCCGCATTCAGGTCGAGCACCCGGTCAGTGAAATGGTGACTGGTATTGACCTGATCAAGCAGCAGATCCGCGTTGCCGCCGGCGAAGAGCTGACGGTCAAGCAGAAGAACATCCAGACCAACGGCTCGGCGATCGAGATTCGCATCAACGCCGAGGATCCGGAGAACGACTACCGTGGTTGCCCGGGGCGAATCACGAAACTGCGTGTTCCGGGGGGGCTGGGGATTCGCTTCGATTCGCACGTCCACGAAGGGTACATGATCAGCCCGTATTACGATTCGATGATCGGAAAGCTGATCGTCCATCGCCCGACGCGGGAAGAATCGATCGCCTGCGCACTGGCGGCTCTAGACGAGTTCGTCATCGAAGGCGTGAAAACGACGATTCCGCTGGCTCGCCGTGTACTGGCTCATTCGGCGTTCAAAGAGGGGAAAATCGATACCACGTTCCTCGAACGGACGTTTTGA
- the accB gene encoding acetyl-CoA carboxylase biotin carboxyl carrier protein, whose amino-acid sequence MNDKPKGTSAKGSFDLAQLRQLIEMMEAHDVTEVNLRNGDEQWRLRRGPQVTAMPMPAMPAMPQAPAPAAAPAAAPASAAGAAAAPSAADEGLIEIKSPTVGTFYSSPSPDDPAFVKVGSTVSPDTTVCLVEAMKVFNQIPAECSGVIEKVLVKDGDAVDFNQPLFKVRPK is encoded by the coding sequence ATGAACGACAAACCAAAAGGCACTTCCGCAAAGGGCTCTTTCGATCTTGCGCAGCTGCGGCAACTGATCGAGATGATGGAAGCTCATGATGTGACCGAGGTCAACCTGCGAAATGGCGACGAACAGTGGCGTCTCCGTCGTGGCCCTCAGGTGACGGCCATGCCAATGCCAGCGATGCCGGCCATGCCGCAGGCTCCGGCACCAGCCGCCGCCCCGGCAGCGGCTCCTGCTTCTGCAGCCGGCGCAGCTGCGGCCCCTTCGGCCGCTGATGAAGGCCTGATTGAAATCAAGAGTCCGACCGTGGGCACGTTTTATTCATCGCCCAGCCCGGACGATCCAGCGTTCGTGAAGGTCGGCTCAACCGTCTCTCCGGACACCACGGTCTGCCTGGTGGAAGCGATGAAGGTGTTCAACCAGATTCCCGCCGAGTGTTCCGGTGTCATCGAGAAGGTCCTCGTCAAAGATGGCGACGCCGTGGACTTCAACCAGCCGCTGTTCAAGGTGCGTCCGAAATAG
- a CDS encoding M24 family metallopeptidase, translated as MIPQHRFAARREKLKKVLKKEKLPAVLICNETNIRYLTGFSGDSSWLLIGENVERIISDGRFTTQLQEECPDVEAVIRSVDRTLLQTTADNLRSLDVPVCGFESTAISYDAAAQLEEVVESPDLIPVKGLVEPLRAIKDPDEVREIREAVRQAEKAFDYLRATLTRDMTELQAAFLLEEGMRRFGAVGAGFEIITAVGERAALPHARPGQTTIGESPFLLVDWGARTHAGYVSDLTRMIITGSISSKLQRMYEVVKTAQEESIKAIGPGVRASDVDRIARKVMEDHGVGPKFNHGLGHGFGLQVHEAIRLGPTSEDVFKPGMVVTVEPGLYFPGWGGIRIEDDVLVTKDGIEVLSSLPKDLESSVIR; from the coding sequence ATGATCCCACAGCATCGATTCGCCGCACGTCGTGAGAAGCTCAAGAAGGTTCTCAAGAAAGAGAAGCTTCCCGCAGTTCTCATCTGCAACGAAACGAACATCCGCTATCTCACCGGTTTCTCGGGTGACAGCAGCTGGTTGCTGATTGGAGAAAATGTGGAGCGGATCATCAGCGATGGCCGCTTCACGACACAGCTGCAGGAAGAGTGCCCCGATGTGGAAGCGGTCATCCGCTCGGTTGACCGGACCCTGTTGCAAACTACGGCCGACAATCTTCGCTCCCTCGATGTTCCCGTCTGCGGCTTTGAATCCACCGCCATCAGCTACGATGCCGCCGCTCAACTGGAAGAGGTGGTTGAATCCCCGGATCTGATTCCGGTCAAAGGGCTGGTTGAGCCGCTGCGGGCGATCAAGGATCCGGATGAAGTTCGGGAAATCCGCGAAGCAGTCCGTCAGGCGGAAAAAGCGTTTGACTATTTACGGGCGACGCTGACCAGGGACATGACCGAACTTCAGGCCGCTTTTCTTCTGGAAGAGGGGATGCGCAGGTTCGGAGCGGTGGGTGCCGGGTTCGAAATTATTACCGCGGTGGGCGAGCGAGCGGCGTTACCTCATGCCCGTCCGGGGCAGACAACCATCGGCGAGTCCCCGTTCCTGCTGGTCGACTGGGGCGCCCGGACACACGCGGGGTATGTCAGCGACTTGACGAGGATGATCATCACAGGTAGCATCTCGTCCAAACTTCAACGCATGTATGAGGTTGTGAAAACTGCCCAGGAGGAATCGATCAAAGCGATCGGCCCCGGGGTTCGGGCCAGCGATGTCGATCGCATTGCCCGGAAGGTGATGGAAGATCACGGTGTTGGTCCGAAGTTCAACCACGGTTTGGGGCACGGTTTCGGTCTTCAGGTTCACGAAGCCATTCGGCTCGGTCCGACGTCAGAAGACGTCTTCAAGCCGGGAATGGTTGTGACTGTGGAGCCGGGGCTGTATTTTCCCGGGTGGGGCGGCATCCGCATCGAAGATGACGTTCTGGTAACCAAAGACGGGATTGAGGTTCTGTCCTCACTTCCGAAAGACCTGGAATCAAGTGTAATCCGGTGA
- a CDS encoding nitroreductase family protein — MRAEVLSEVIRERCTEKVLSSEPFPASAETTLTDQLLELAAWAPFHRPADATHLQGRELAAVMPWRFYVLDAASCRRLRDRLLGKDSSKIMEMLATADCLVQATWLPNPAEYQTDGLFAPTLENMEHLAAAGAAVQNLLLGATASGIRNYWSSGGILRTPEVFDLLGIPPRELLLGSLFFFPQDVRNATVATSKLRDKRGPLSGWVERVSVR; from the coding sequence ATGCGCGCAGAAGTTCTGTCTGAAGTCATTCGCGAACGTTGTACCGAGAAAGTGCTGTCGTCTGAACCATTTCCTGCTTCGGCGGAAACGACGCTGACCGACCAGTTGCTGGAACTAGCCGCCTGGGCTCCCTTTCATCGGCCGGCGGATGCGACGCATCTTCAGGGCAGAGAACTGGCAGCCGTTATGCCCTGGCGGTTTTACGTTCTCGATGCCGCGAGTTGCCGCAGGCTGAGAGATCGGCTGCTGGGAAAGGACAGCTCCAAGATCATGGAGATGCTGGCGACTGCCGACTGTCTGGTGCAGGCGACCTGGCTGCCGAACCCGGCCGAATACCAGACCGACGGTCTGTTTGCTCCGACGCTGGAGAATATGGAACATCTGGCGGCCGCCGGAGCAGCGGTGCAGAACCTGCTGCTGGGAGCGACGGCCAGCGGAATCCGTAACTACTGGTCGAGTGGCGGCATTCTACGGACGCCGGAGGTGTTTGACCTGCTTGGCATCCCGCCACGGGAACTTCTACTCGGTTCTTTGTTCTTCTTCCCGCAGGACGTGAGGAACGCCACCGTGGCGACCAGCAAGTTGCGTGACAAACGGGGGCCGCTATCGGGCTGGGTCGAGCGGGTGTCGGTTCGTTAG
- a CDS encoding C2 family cysteine protease: MKSIFTRINRSLSTMFSQPARRRTKMYHSQGEALETRELLSVSKLWMSGSMLVVKTDNASTHVKVRQVGSSVQVEDVGSSKKWNYSNTQVKSVEFQGGNGNDRFVNYYRTLPVRAFGNAGNDYLEGYDGADYLNGGSGNDTLKGFGGNDRLSGGSDNDTIDGGSGNDIAWGGTGNDVLLGGSGDDQLIGEDGNDHLNGGSGADKMWGGAGDDILIAIDNGVLDYIQSDSGRDAIWVDRTGSSTDRMYGNSSSDTVQQVGSFANGADRTLNGDTITPPKVLKSGQTHTAFRDRPLFSTSGPTVKDIDQGGLGDCYFLAGLGAIAIDSPTALKHNIVDFNDGTYGVRYGNSFYRVDNRLAVDSGSSTPAYAGLGAQGSMWVAVAEKAWAHYRTGQNSYASIESGWSVEVNRAFRTSSAVDRKISSFSNAKSFGNYVGTLWNGSQAVTIGFEGDSKKETSGKLILGHQYTVTGVQRDSAGNVTLITLYNPWGTDGAAAEGNKTDGFVTVTPADLFKLAGRVNAGRV; this comes from the coding sequence ATGAAGTCGATCTTTACGAGGATTAACCGCTCGCTTTCCACGATGTTTTCGCAGCCGGCTCGTCGCCGAACCAAAATGTATCACAGCCAGGGGGAAGCTCTGGAAACTCGCGAACTGCTTTCGGTCTCCAAACTGTGGATGAGCGGTTCAATGCTGGTCGTCAAAACCGATAACGCTTCGACCCACGTCAAGGTTCGTCAGGTTGGCTCCAGCGTGCAGGTCGAAGACGTTGGTTCCAGCAAGAAGTGGAACTACTCAAACACCCAGGTGAAGTCGGTCGAATTCCAGGGAGGCAATGGGAACGATCGCTTTGTGAATTACTACCGCACGTTGCCCGTCCGAGCCTTCGGTAATGCCGGCAACGATTACCTCGAAGGTTACGACGGAGCCGACTACCTGAATGGCGGAAGTGGAAATGACACCCTGAAGGGATTCGGAGGCAATGACCGGCTCAGTGGAGGATCTGACAACGACACTATCGACGGCGGCAGCGGGAACGATATCGCCTGGGGTGGAACCGGAAACGATGTGCTGCTCGGGGGCTCGGGAGATGATCAACTCATCGGAGAAGACGGCAACGACCACCTCAACGGCGGTAGCGGAGCCGACAAGATGTGGGGCGGAGCCGGCGATGACATCCTGATCGCAATCGACAACGGGGTTCTCGACTATATCCAGAGCGATTCGGGTCGCGACGCGATCTGGGTCGACAGAACCGGCTCAAGCACCGACCGGATGTACGGCAACAGCAGCAGCGATACCGTCCAGCAGGTCGGCAGCTTCGCCAATGGAGCCGACCGTACGTTGAACGGCGATACCATCACTCCGCCGAAGGTGCTGAAGAGCGGGCAAACCCACACAGCATTCCGCGATCGGCCTTTGTTCTCGACCTCCGGTCCAACCGTGAAGGACATCGATCAGGGGGGACTGGGCGACTGTTACTTCCTGGCGGGACTGGGAGCGATTGCGATCGACAGTCCGACAGCTCTGAAGCATAACATTGTTGACTTTAACGACGGAACCTACGGCGTCCGCTATGGCAACAGCTTCTACCGGGTCGACAATCGTCTGGCGGTCGATTCCGGTTCCTCGACTCCAGCTTACGCCGGGCTCGGGGCTCAGGGCAGCATGTGGGTCGCGGTCGCCGAGAAGGCCTGGGCTCACTACCGCACGGGACAGAACAGTTACGCCTCCATTGAAAGTGGCTGGTCGGTCGAAGTGAACCGGGCATTCCGAACAAGTTCGGCCGTCGATCGGAAAATCAGCAGCTTCTCCAATGCGAAATCCTTCGGGAATTACGTCGGCACACTCTGGAACGGATCTCAGGCTGTCACGATTGGATTCGAAGGCGACAGCAAGAAGGAGACTTCCGGTAAGCTGATCCTCGGTCATCAGTACACGGTCACCGGAGTTCAGCGTGACTCAGCCGGGAATGTGACGTTGATCACCCTTTACAACCCGTGGGGAACGGACGGAGCAGCAGCCGAAGGAAATAAAACCGATGGCTTTGTCACCGTAACTCCCGCTGACCTGTTCAAGCTCGCCGGCCGTGTGAATGCAGGACGCGTTTAA
- a CDS encoding C2 family cysteine protease yields the protein MTSIFKKVSRSLQTLFIKPARRRLKTYHGQGETLETRQLLSVSKLWMSGSTLVVKANDSATHVKVRQNGSKVQIEDVTTRRKWNVSKSKVSTVEFQGGSGNDRFVNYYRYLPVRAFGNAGHDYLEGYHGADYLNGGTGNDTLKGYGGNDRLNGSYGNDLIKGGSGNDTVWGGSGNDRIDGESGHDKLIGQNGNDILEGGSGNDTIWGGNGHDTLLGESGHDKLIGQSGNDHINGGSGTDRMWGGSGNDILIAIDNGVLDYVQSDSGRDAVWVDRNGRSSDRMYGNTTSDAVQKVSYFSNSADRTLNGDNISDPKVANSGETYRRFSNNPLYSTRGPRVTDIRQGSIGNCYFLAGLGAIAIDNPTALRQNIVDFNDGTYGVRYGNRFYRVDNQLVVKSGRTTPAYAKLGLQGSMWVAIAEKAWAHYRKGQNSFASTEGGWSVEVNRAFRTRSAADRSFRGFSNSRSLGNYIGSLWSRSQAVTVGFSANSTKSTSGTIVLGHQYTVTGVRRNSAGTVIQITLRNPWGVDGASGYGNRNDGYIKVTPAQLFRLAGRVNGGRV from the coding sequence ATGACTTCGATCTTCAAGAAGGTAAGCCGTTCCCTGCAAACTCTGTTCATCAAGCCCGCCCGGCGACGCTTGAAGACCTACCACGGTCAGGGAGAAACGCTCGAAACCCGTCAGCTGCTGTCGGTCTCCAAGCTCTGGATGAGTGGGTCAACGCTGGTGGTCAAAGCCAATGACTCCGCGACCCATGTTAAGGTGCGACAGAACGGCTCCAAGGTTCAGATTGAAGATGTCACCACCCGTCGAAAGTGGAATGTCTCCAAGAGCAAAGTGAGCACCGTCGAGTTTCAGGGAGGCAGCGGGAACGACCGTTTCGTGAACTACTACCGCTATCTGCCCGTGCGTGCCTTCGGAAATGCGGGGCACGATTATCTGGAAGGCTACCACGGAGCCGACTACCTCAACGGCGGAACCGGGAACGATACGCTCAAAGGCTACGGCGGAAACGATCGCCTGAATGGGAGCTACGGGAACGACCTCATCAAAGGGGGCTCCGGGAACGACACCGTCTGGGGAGGGAGCGGCAACGATCGGATCGATGGCGAGTCGGGACACGATAAGCTGATCGGTCAGAACGGCAACGACATCCTTGAAGGGGGAAGTGGTAACGACACCATCTGGGGCGGAAACGGCCACGACACCCTGCTCGGCGAATCGGGCCACGACAAACTGATCGGCCAGTCGGGTAATGACCACATCAACGGAGGAAGTGGAACCGACAGGATGTGGGGTGGCTCCGGCAACGATATTCTCATTGCCATCGATAACGGAGTGCTCGACTACGTTCAGAGTGACTCCGGCCGCGATGCCGTCTGGGTCGATCGCAACGGACGCAGTTCCGACCGGATGTATGGCAACACCACCAGCGATGCCGTGCAGAAAGTCAGCTACTTCTCCAACAGTGCCGATCGGACTCTGAATGGAGACAATATCTCCGATCCCAAAGTCGCCAACAGCGGCGAGACTTACCGCCGCTTCTCCAATAATCCGCTGTACTCGACCCGGGGACCCCGCGTGACTGATATTCGGCAGGGGAGCATCGGGAACTGCTACTTCCTGGCCGGGCTGGGAGCGATTGCGATCGATAACCCGACCGCTCTGCGGCAGAACATTGTCGATTTCAACGATGGCACCTATGGCGTTCGTTACGGGAACCGCTTCTACCGGGTTGATAACCAGTTGGTCGTGAAGTCGGGCCGGACGACCCCCGCTTATGCCAAACTGGGGCTGCAGGGCAGCATGTGGGTCGCCATTGCCGAGAAGGCCTGGGCCCATTACCGGAAAGGCCAGAACAGCTTCGCCAGTACCGAAGGCGGCTGGTCGGTGGAGGTCAACCGGGCCTTCCGCACGCGATCAGCTGCAGACCGCAGCTTCCGCGGGTTCAGTAATTCCCGGTCACTGGGGAACTACATTGGCTCGCTCTGGAGTCGATCCCAGGCGGTGACGGTCGGCTTCAGCGCCAACTCCACGAAGTCGACTTCGGGCACGATCGTGCTGGGGCACCAGTATACGGTGACCGGCGTCCGCCGAAATTCGGCCGGAACGGTCATCCAGATCACCCTCCGCAACCCCTGGGGGGTGGATGGGGCGTCCGGATACGGCAACAGGAACGACGGCTACATCAAGGTTACCCCGGCTCAGTTGTTCCGACTGGCCGGACGGGTGAATGGCGGACGAGTCTGA
- a CDS encoding DUF1571 domain-containing protein, with product MKIRANLTFWAAQLLVLPILGLTSAQGQERQPDQPLQLAEARIIPGKEVTIQPDPRNPANSYELFRTLLDESQQTLDQMDGYCGMLTKQVRIDGELQEEEQMLVKIRHEPFSVYLKWEADGQEALYVEGKHDNCVLARATQGFAALKGVWKLEPDSRKAMQNNRYPVTELGIKKMNERVTAFYDEHRTETMTCGHTINQINGRPMIVFNIAFPSPQESPYSTCEYQFDAETKLLQSVIICEWDYKGEPAGIAEKYVYSDLTLDKCPGEEEFDANNPEYSLAMDEE from the coding sequence ATGAAGATTCGGGCGAATTTGACATTCTGGGCCGCACAACTTTTGGTATTGCCAATTCTCGGGCTGACGTCAGCACAGGGGCAGGAACGGCAACCCGATCAGCCGCTTCAACTGGCTGAGGCGCGAATCATTCCGGGCAAGGAAGTCACGATCCAACCGGATCCCCGGAATCCCGCGAACTCCTACGAGTTGTTCCGGACGCTGCTCGATGAATCGCAGCAGACGCTCGATCAAATGGACGGCTACTGTGGCATGCTCACCAAGCAGGTTCGAATCGATGGCGAACTTCAGGAAGAAGAGCAGATGCTCGTGAAGATTCGACACGAACCCTTCAGTGTCTATCTGAAGTGGGAAGCCGATGGTCAGGAAGCGTTGTATGTCGAAGGGAAGCACGACAACTGCGTGCTCGCTCGTGCGACGCAGGGGTTTGCCGCTTTGAAAGGGGTCTGGAAGCTGGAGCCGGACAGCCGGAAGGCAATGCAGAACAACCGCTATCCGGTGACTGAACTCGGGATCAAGAAGATGAACGAGCGAGTGACCGCCTTCTACGACGAACATCGCACGGAAACGATGACGTGTGGTCACACCATTAATCAGATCAACGGTCGTCCCATGATCGTCTTCAATATCGCTTTCCCCTCACCGCAGGAATCGCCCTACTCGACCTGTGAATATCAGTTCGATGCGGAAACGAAACTTCTGCAGAGCGTGATTATCTGCGAGTGGGACTACAAGGGGGAGCCGGCGGGAATCGCCGAGAAGTATGTCTATAGCGACCTGACACTCGATAAGTGCCCTGGCGAAGAAGAGTTCGACGCCAACAATCCCGAATATTCGCTCGCTATGGACGAGGAATAG
- a CDS encoding adenylosuccinate synthase gives MSATAVVGLQWGDEAKGKIVDLLTDQHEIVVRYLGGNNAGHTVKFDGKTFKLSLLPAGVLRPGVTSVIATGVVINPEALLNEIAGVESQGVSIGEDLLISDRAHVIFPYHMAEEAIYEKQSGSSAIGTTMRGIGFCYREKAGRSHAIRVGELIRPDVLRSKLPEIIEFKNRLLTALDPEHTPFKADEVIEKYLHLGEKLKPHITDTTAYLHRQLKAGRRLLFEGAQGSLLDLDHGTFPFVTSSNSSGAGIHSGSGVPERHISRMIGIVKAYTTRVGGGPCPTELLDEVGQHIRDEGNEYGTVTGRPRRCGWLDAVATRYGANVSGVDCLAVMLLDVLSKLPELKICEAYEINGQRVEDFPSQIDDLAAAKPIYRTLKGWQTDICGVRKMADLPAEALEYVKVVSDLVGVPVQIVSVGPDRAQTILE, from the coding sequence GTGTCTGCAACAGCGGTCGTAGGGTTACAATGGGGCGATGAAGCCAAGGGAAAAATTGTCGATCTTCTGACTGATCAGCACGAGATTGTCGTGCGGTATCTGGGCGGGAACAACGCCGGGCATACCGTCAAGTTTGATGGCAAAACGTTTAAACTTTCGCTCCTTCCGGCCGGTGTGCTTCGTCCCGGCGTGACATCGGTCATCGCCACGGGCGTGGTGATCAATCCGGAAGCCTTGCTGAACGAAATCGCCGGAGTCGAATCTCAGGGCGTGTCGATCGGCGAGGATCTGCTGATCAGCGATCGAGCTCATGTGATCTTCCCGTATCACATGGCCGAGGAAGCGATCTACGAAAAGCAGAGCGGCTCTTCGGCTATCGGCACCACGATGCGGGGCATCGGCTTCTGCTATCGCGAAAAAGCCGGCCGGAGCCACGCGATCCGAGTGGGCGAGCTGATTCGGCCCGATGTGCTTCGCAGCAAGCTGCCGGAAATCATTGAGTTCAAGAACCGATTGCTCACGGCTCTCGATCCGGAACATACTCCGTTCAAAGCGGACGAAGTGATCGAGAAGTATCTCCATCTCGGTGAAAAACTGAAGCCGCATATCACTGATACCACCGCGTACCTGCACCGTCAGTTGAAGGCGGGACGTCGTCTTCTGTTCGAAGGCGCTCAGGGAAGCCTGCTCGATCTCGATCATGGTACGTTCCCGTTCGTGACGTCCTCCAACAGTTCCGGAGCAGGCATTCACTCCGGTTCCGGTGTGCCGGAACGTCATATCTCCCGGATGATCGGGATCGTGAAAGCCTACACCACTCGCGTGGGTGGCGGACCCTGTCCGACGGAACTGCTCGACGAAGTCGGACAGCATATTCGCGATGAAGGAAACGAGTACGGGACGGTCACTGGTCGACCACGACGCTGCGGCTGGCTCGATGCCGTGGCGACTCGCTACGGGGCCAACGTGAGTGGAGTCGACTGCCTGGCAGTGATGTTGCTCGACGTCTTGAGCAAACTGCCGGAACTCAAGATCTGCGAAGCCTACGAAATCAACGGTCAGCGGGTCGAAGACTTCCCGAGCCAGATTGATGATCTGGCAGCCGCCAAGCCGATCTATCGGACACTGAAGGGCTGGCAAACTGATATCTGCGGCGTGCGGAAAATGGCCGACCTGCCTGCTGAAGCTCTCGAGTATGTGAAGGTCGTCTCGGATCTGGTGGGCGTGCCCGTCCAGATCGTGTCGGTCGGACCGGACCGCGCTCAGACAATTCTCGAGTAG
- a CDS encoding DUF4177 domain-containing protein has protein sequence MSRSLAFAVALFVGWSLHMAMADPGGEPQAESMAAPEYRVMSLIDMFKEDEVARKKIGEMMFQVRKSSDSPRVTRTDLDVADYQRALDRLAKEGWRLVTVNKSNYWVFMRENRAAD, from the coding sequence ATGAGCCGTTCACTCGCATTCGCTGTTGCGCTGTTCGTCGGTTGGTCTCTTCACATGGCGATGGCCGACCCGGGCGGCGAGCCTCAGGCGGAGTCCATGGCTGCGCCGGAGTACCGTGTCATGTCGCTGATTGACATGTTCAAGGAAGACGAGGTCGCCCGGAAGAAGATTGGTGAAATGATGTTCCAGGTTCGCAAGTCGAGCGACTCGCCCAGAGTCACCCGGACCGATCTGGATGTCGCCGATTATCAGCGGGCACTCGATCGGCTGGCGAAGGAGGGCTGGCGGCTGGTGACGGTGAATAAGTCGAACTACTGGGTTTTTATGCGGGAAAATCGAGCCGCGGATTGA
- a CDS encoding GntR family transcriptional regulator, which yields MFPVIDPQNGIPIFEQVCRQVKFAIADKAYLPGELLPSVREMAQKMAVNPNTVARSYGELQREGIIESVRGTGMQIATDATQLCQKERKRLIQERIASVLQEAKASQISRDDVNRFIEREMNRLWKNPQ from the coding sequence ATGTTTCCCGTCATCGACCCTCAGAATGGCATCCCGATCTTCGAGCAGGTTTGTCGGCAGGTGAAATTCGCCATTGCCGACAAGGCCTATCTTCCCGGCGAACTGCTTCCGTCGGTGCGAGAGATGGCTCAGAAGATGGCCGTGAACCCGAATACCGTTGCCCGCTCCTACGGCGAGCTCCAGCGGGAAGGAATCATTGAGTCCGTTCGCGGCACCGGCATGCAGATCGCAACCGATGCCACGCAGCTCTGTCAGAAGGAACGCAAACGACTCATCCAGGAACGGATCGCGTCCGTTCTGCAGGAAGCCAAGGCCAGTCAGATTTCACGTGATGATGTGAACCGGTTCATCGAACGCGAGATGAATCGGCTCTGGAAGAACCCGCAGTGA
- a CDS encoding ABC transporter ATP-binding protein, producing the protein MSEPIFCLNDVTKSFRNVHALDHVSFAGHSGEVVALLGDNGAGKTTAINILLGSLKPDSGQARVLGMDSSRQSLEIRQQVGFVPDRPAFYDWMTVDELGWFASGFYASGYHEQYRAQITKFDVPLKKKIRTLSKGMQAKVSLSLSLAHEPHLLILDEPTSGLDPLIRREFLESMVDVAARGHGVLLASHQVSEVERVADVVVILIKGKLILKARLDELKSSACEIILGSGATQVDPHGIPGRLIHRETSGHQQQWLMLDADAEQLKLRLDEYEGLTYELRHPSLEEILLQMLKSSRVDQKAASDSSRETPQPTTP; encoded by the coding sequence ATGAGCGAACCCATCTTCTGTCTGAATGATGTCACCAAATCGTTTCGCAATGTGCACGCTCTGGACCATGTCAGCTTTGCCGGTCATTCCGGCGAGGTTGTGGCGTTGCTGGGCGACAATGGCGCCGGCAAGACTACGGCCATCAACATTCTGCTCGGCTCCCTCAAACCCGATTCCGGTCAGGCTCGCGTGCTCGGAATGGACAGCAGCCGGCAGTCCCTCGAGATTCGCCAGCAGGTCGGCTTCGTCCCCGATCGTCCCGCCTTCTACGACTGGATGACGGTCGATGAACTCGGCTGGTTCGCCTCTGGGTTCTACGCTTCGGGATATCACGAGCAGTATCGTGCTCAGATCACGAAGTTCGATGTCCCGCTCAAGAAGAAGATCCGCACGCTCTCGAAAGGGATGCAGGCCAAAGTCTCCCTTTCCCTGTCGCTGGCTCACGAACCACATCTGCTGATTCTCGATGAACCGACCTCGGGGCTCGACCCGCTGATTCGTCGCGAGTTCCTCGAAAGCATGGTCGATGTCGCCGCCCGCGGTCACGGCGTGCTGCTGGCCAGCCATCAGGTGAGTGAAGTCGAACGGGTCGCCGATGTCGTCGTGATCCTCATCAAAGGCAAACTGATCCTGAAGGCCCGGCTCGATGAACTGAAGTCCTCGGCCTGCGAGATCATCCTCGGCTCGGGCGCCACTCAGGTTGACCCGCATGGAATTCCCGGTCGACTCATCCATCGGGAAACGAGTGGACACCAGCAGCAATGGCTGATGCTCGATGCCGACGCGGAGCAGTTGAAGCTTCGGCTCGATGAGTACGAAGGCCTCACCTACGAACTCCGGCATCCTTCCCTGGAAGAGATTCTGCTGCAGATGCTGAAGTCCTCCCGTGTGGACCAGAAGGCCGCAAGCGATTCCTCCCGGGAGACGCCGCAACCGACAACACCGTAA